A window of the Pseudomonas gozinkensis genome harbors these coding sequences:
- a CDS encoding TolC family outer membrane protein, translated as MRSHLFKALPFALAASFVQAQSLPEAMQQALDVHPEIQAGVNSRLAADYQLKAAKGGYLPKVDLLGGYGREGTDSVTTRANGGGNHWETLNRSESSLRLSQMVFDGFATSSEVGRQQATVNSRAYSLLGTSERTALTVAQVYLDVLTRREFVRLAEENLKSHQRIYDQIQLRTQRGVGSGADLDQAEARMAQARNNLITEQTNLADSETNFLSAVGQMPDQLERPAPFMAMMPANLNEARAQMLENSPILRSAESDIAAAEKQYETAKSTFYPRFDAELGRTADNDLDGQNGHNNEWQAMLRMRFNLYSGGSNKADLESKSYLSNQALDIRNNALRQLNEELGLAWNALNNANAQVPIAQQYVDHSTSVRTAYQRQFSLGERTLLDLLDSENELFTASRRLAEIKNIQLFTQYRIKATMGELLKSQGVVAPLASVVQNDVKPKVQLPGMN; from the coding sequence ATGCGTTCGCACCTGTTCAAGGCTCTACCCTTCGCTCTCGCCGCGTCTTTCGTACAAGCACAATCCTTACCAGAAGCCATGCAGCAGGCGCTGGATGTCCATCCGGAAATCCAGGCAGGGGTCAACAGCCGACTGGCCGCGGATTATCAGTTAAAGGCTGCAAAAGGTGGATACCTGCCCAAGGTCGATCTGCTGGGCGGTTATGGCCGTGAAGGCACCGACAGCGTGACCACCCGTGCCAACGGTGGCGGCAATCACTGGGAAACCCTGAACCGCAGCGAGTCAAGTTTGCGTCTGTCGCAAATGGTTTTTGACGGTTTTGCGACGTCCAGCGAAGTCGGGCGTCAACAAGCCACCGTCAACTCCCGCGCGTATTCCTTGCTGGGCACTTCCGAGCGCACCGCACTGACCGTGGCCCAGGTTTACCTGGACGTGCTGACCCGTCGCGAATTCGTGCGTCTGGCCGAAGAAAACCTCAAGAGCCACCAGCGCATCTATGACCAGATCCAGCTGCGCACCCAGCGCGGCGTCGGCAGCGGTGCCGACCTCGATCAGGCCGAAGCGCGGATGGCCCAGGCCCGCAACAACCTGATCACCGAGCAGACCAACCTCGCCGACTCGGAAACCAACTTCCTCAGCGCCGTCGGCCAGATGCCCGATCAATTGGAGCGTCCAGCGCCGTTCATGGCGATGATGCCGGCCAACCTGAACGAAGCTCGCGCGCAGATGCTGGAAAACAGCCCGATCCTGCGCTCGGCTGAGTCCGACATCGCTGCTGCCGAGAAGCAGTACGAGACCGCCAAGTCGACCTTCTACCCGCGCTTCGACGCCGAGCTGGGCCGCACCGCCGACAACGACCTGGACGGCCAGAACGGTCACAACAACGAATGGCAGGCCATGCTGCGCATGCGCTTCAACCTGTACTCGGGCGGCAGCAACAAGGCGGATCTGGAATCCAAGTCCTACCTGTCGAACCAGGCGCTGGACATCCGCAATAACGCCTTGCGTCAGTTGAACGAAGAACTGGGCCTGGCCTGGAACGCCCTGAACAACGCCAACGCCCAGGTGCCGATCGCTCAGCAGTACGTTGATCACAGCACCTCGGTGCGCACCGCTTACCAGCGACAGTTCAGCCTCGGCGAGCGGACCTTGCTGGATTTGCTCGACAGTGAAAACGAGTTGTTCACCGCTTCGCGCCGTCTGGCTGAAATCAAAAACATTCAGTTATTTACTCAATACCGAATCAAGGCGACCATGGGCGAATTGCTCAAGAGCCAGGGAGTGGTCGCTCCATTGGCATCCGTTGTGCAGAACGACGTGAAGCCCAAGGTCCAGCTGCCTGGGATGAATTGA
- a CDS encoding type I secretion system permease/ATPase — MESEVSRVHLSHDPRALHDDPLLDGLLALCMLHQKPASAAMLTTGLPLPKQRLSVELLPRAAARAGLQGRVLQRKLEEIPAIAMPALLLLKDGRSAVLLGWQGENEARVLLSESDGGESLVSRELLADDYTGKVFFAQPQHKFDVNHGTLIPRARSWFRDTLKRSRWLYADAIAASFLINIIAMAAPLFVMNVYDRVVPNQAEATLWVLALGITGAYMFDLILKSLRSLCLDLAGKKTDLIISATLFERIVGMAMKYRPARVGSFAQNIHEFQSLRDFLASLTLTSLIDLPFTILIFIVIAILGGHLVWIPVLAFPIALLIGYALQKPLVATMERTMALGAERQSSLIETLAGLDAVKVNNAESERQYQWEQTIGTLSRLELRVKMLSGLAMNITLLIQQLAGVIMIVFGVYQIIAGNLSMGGLIACYMLSGRALSPLASLSGLLTRYQQARVTMTSVDQMMELPQERNFEERPLSRKVLQGAIECRQLNFTYPEQQNPALKNINLVIRPGEKIGIIGRSGSGKSSLAKLLVGLYQPDDGALLVDGVDIRQIDVSELRYNIGYVPQDIQLLAGTLRDNLISGARYVEDELVLQAAELAGVHEFARLHPQGYELQVGERGQNLSGGQRQNVALARALLLNPPILLLDEPTSAMDNTGEERLKQRLAAVVENKTVVLVTHRASLLSLVDRLLVVDRGQILADGPKAAVMEALKKGQISVA, encoded by the coding sequence GTGGAATCAGAAGTCAGTCGAGTTCATCTCAGTCATGATCCACGCGCGTTGCACGACGATCCGTTACTGGATGGTCTGCTCGCTCTTTGCATGCTCCACCAGAAACCCGCCAGCGCGGCGATGCTGACCACCGGCCTGCCGCTGCCCAAACAACGCCTGAGTGTCGAGCTGCTGCCCCGTGCGGCGGCGCGCGCCGGGCTGCAAGGGCGGGTGCTGCAGCGCAAGCTGGAAGAAATTCCGGCGATTGCCATGCCGGCGCTGTTGCTGCTCAAGGATGGCCGCAGTGCCGTCCTGCTCGGCTGGCAGGGCGAGAACGAAGCACGGGTGCTGCTCAGCGAAAGCGACGGCGGCGAATCCCTGGTCAGCCGCGAGCTGCTGGCCGACGACTACACCGGCAAAGTGTTCTTCGCCCAGCCCCAGCACAAATTCGACGTCAACCACGGCACGCTGATCCCGCGTGCGCGCTCGTGGTTTCGCGACACTCTCAAGCGTTCGCGCTGGCTGTACGCCGACGCCATCGCCGCCAGTTTCCTGATCAACATCATCGCCATGGCCGCGCCGCTGTTCGTGATGAACGTCTACGACCGCGTGGTGCCGAACCAGGCCGAAGCGACCCTGTGGGTGCTTGCGCTGGGCATCACCGGCGCCTACATGTTCGACCTGATCCTCAAGAGCCTGCGCAGCCTGTGCCTGGATCTGGCCGGCAAGAAAACCGACCTGATCATCTCCGCCACGCTGTTCGAACGCATCGTCGGCATGGCCATGAAATACCGGCCGGCGCGGGTCGGCAGCTTTGCCCAGAACATTCACGAGTTCCAGAGCCTGCGCGACTTCCTCGCGTCGCTGACCCTGACCAGCCTGATCGACCTGCCGTTCACCATCCTCATCTTTATCGTCATCGCGATTCTCGGCGGGCATCTGGTGTGGATTCCGGTGCTGGCCTTCCCGATTGCGCTGCTGATCGGCTACGCGTTGCAGAAGCCGCTGGTGGCAACCATGGAGCGCACCATGGCGCTGGGTGCCGAGCGTCAGTCGAGCCTGATCGAAACCCTCGCCGGCCTCGATGCGGTGAAGGTCAACAACGCCGAAAGCGAACGCCAGTACCAGTGGGAACAGACCATCGGCACCCTCAGCCGCCTCGAGCTGCGAGTGAAAATGCTCTCCGGTCTGGCGATGAACATCACCCTGCTGATCCAGCAACTGGCCGGGGTGATCATGATCGTCTTCGGCGTGTACCAGATCATCGCCGGCAACCTGAGCATGGGCGGCCTGATCGCCTGCTACATGCTCAGTGGCCGCGCCCTCAGCCCACTGGCGTCGCTGTCCGGTCTGCTGACCCGCTACCAGCAGGCGCGTGTGACCATGACCTCGGTCGACCAGATGATGGAGTTGCCGCAGGAGCGCAATTTCGAAGAGCGCCCGCTGAGCCGCAAGGTTCTGCAGGGCGCGATCGAGTGCCGCCAGCTCAACTTCACTTACCCGGAACAACAGAATCCGGCGCTGAAGAACATCAACCTGGTGATCCGTCCCGGCGAGAAGATCGGCATCATCGGCCGCAGCGGCTCCGGCAAAAGCTCACTGGCGAAACTGCTGGTCGGCCTCTATCAGCCGGACGATGGCGCGTTGCTGGTGGATGGCGTCGACATCCGCCAGATCGACGTCAGCGAGCTGCGCTACAACATCGGTTACGTGCCGCAGGACATCCAGTTGCTGGCCGGCACCCTGCGCGACAACCTGATTTCCGGCGCCCGTTACGTCGAGGATGAGCTGGTGCTGCAAGCCGCCGAACTGGCCGGCGTCCACGAATTCGCCCGTCTGCACCCGCAGGGCTATGAGCTGCAAGTCGGCGAGCGCGGGCAGAACCTGTCCGGCGGTCAGCGCCAGAACGTCGCCCTGGCCCGGGCGCTGTTGCTCAATCCGCCGATCCTGCTGCTCGACGAACCGACCAGCGCCATGGACAACACCGGCGAAGAACGTCTCAAGCAACGCCTCGCGGCAGTGGTGGAAAACAAGACCGTGGTGCTGGTGACGCACCGGGCATCGCTGCTGTCGCTGGTCGATCGCCTGCTGGTGGTCGACCGTGGGCAGATTCTCGCCGATGGCCCGAAAGCGGCCGTGATGGAAGCGTTGAAGAAGGGGCAGATCAGTGTTGCTTAA
- a CDS encoding HlyD family type I secretion periplasmic adaptor subunit produces the protein MLLKSGFKDSIRRYFKGSASLQGQPLPEVNKALIEDAPRVVRLTIWAIIGFFVFLMLWANFAVIDEVTKGDGKAIPSSKIQKIQNLEGGIVSELFVKEGQIVEAGAPLVRLDDTRFASNVGETEADRLSMLLRVERLSAEVDDRPLNFPEDVLKAVPGQAKSEESLYVSRRQQLHDEVGGLQEQLIQRQQELREFTSKQAQYRQQLGLQRQEINMSEPLVAQGAVSPVEVLRLKRAEVETRGQLDATTLAIPRAESAIKEVQRKIDETRGKFRSEALTQLNEARTDLNKAQATGKALEDRVSRTLVTSPVRGIVNKMLVNTIGGVIQPGSDLLEIVPLDDTLLVEAKIRPQDIAFLHPGQEATVKFTAYDYTIYGGLKAKLEQIGADTITDEDKKTTYYVIKLRTERSHLGTDDKPLLIIPGMVASVDIITGKKTVLSYLLKPIIRARAEALHER, from the coding sequence GTGTTGCTTAAGTCGGGTTTCAAGGATTCGATCCGCCGCTACTTCAAGGGCTCGGCATCGCTGCAGGGCCAGCCGCTGCCAGAGGTCAACAAGGCCTTGATCGAGGACGCGCCGCGCGTGGTGCGGCTCACGATCTGGGCGATCATCGGTTTCTTCGTGTTCCTGATGCTGTGGGCCAACTTCGCCGTCATCGACGAAGTGACCAAGGGCGACGGCAAGGCGATTCCGTCGTCGAAGATCCAGAAAATCCAGAACCTCGAGGGCGGGATCGTCTCCGAACTGTTCGTCAAGGAAGGCCAGATTGTCGAGGCCGGCGCGCCGCTGGTTCGCCTGGACGACACGCGATTTGCGTCCAACGTCGGCGAAACCGAGGCTGATCGGCTGTCGATGCTGCTGAGGGTCGAGCGTCTGAGTGCCGAGGTCGATGACCGTCCGCTGAATTTCCCCGAGGACGTGCTCAAAGCCGTACCGGGTCAGGCGAAAAGCGAAGAGTCGCTGTACGTCAGCCGTCGTCAGCAATTGCACGATGAAGTCGGTGGTTTGCAGGAACAATTGATCCAGCGTCAGCAGGAGCTGCGCGAGTTCACCTCGAAGCAGGCGCAATACCGTCAGCAACTCGGCCTGCAACGCCAGGAAATCAACATGTCCGAGCCGCTGGTGGCCCAGGGCGCGGTGTCGCCGGTGGAAGTGCTGCGACTCAAGCGTGCCGAAGTGGAAACCCGTGGTCAGCTCGACGCCACCACGCTGGCGATCCCGCGCGCCGAATCGGCGATCAAGGAAGTGCAGCGCAAGATCGACGAAACGCGCGGCAAATTCCGCAGTGAAGCCCTGACCCAGCTCAACGAAGCGCGCACCGACCTGAACAAGGCCCAGGCCACCGGCAAGGCACTGGAAGACCGGGTCAGCCGCACGCTTGTCACCTCGCCGGTGCGGGGCATCGTCAACAAGATGCTGGTCAACACCATCGGCGGCGTGATCCAGCCGGGCAGCGACCTGCTGGAAATCGTGCCGCTGGACGACACCCTGCTGGTCGAAGCGAAGATCCGCCCGCAGGACATCGCGTTCCTGCATCCGGGCCAGGAAGCCACGGTGAAATTCACCGCATATGACTACACCATCTACGGTGGTCTGAAGGCCAAACTGGAGCAGATCGGCGCTGACACCATTACCGACGAAGACAAGAAAACCACCTACTACGTCATCAAGCTGCGCACCGAGCGCAGCCATCTCGGCACTGACGACAAGCCGTTGCTGATCATCCCGGGGATGGTGGCGTCGGTGGACATCATCACCGGCAAGAAGACCGTGCTGAGCTATCTGCTCAAGCCGATCATCCGGGCGCGCGCCGAGGCGTTGCACGAACGCTAG
- a CDS encoding TauD/TfdA dioxygenase family protein — MSAATATPSAATVAPQTFEIRPFSGAVGTEIIGLDLTRPVNDEDFARIHRAHLDHHVVVFRDQRITPQQQIDFSRRFGVLQIHVLKQFLLANHPEILIVSNIVENGQNIGLGDAGKFWHSDLSYKELPSLGSMLHAQELPSEGGDTLFADMHKAWDSLPEALRKAVEGRSAAHSYTARYSETKFEGNWRPTLTPEQLAQVAEVVHPVVRTHPENGRKALFVSEGFTTRIVGLPEDESKQLLDELYAHSVLPQNIYRHQWQPHDLVFWDNRSLIHLAAGCPAHLRRKLYRTTIQGDAPF, encoded by the coding sequence ATGTCCGCAGCTACTGCTACCCCAAGCGCCGCGACTGTCGCGCCGCAAACCTTCGAGATCCGTCCGTTCAGCGGTGCCGTCGGCACCGAAATCATCGGCCTCGACCTGACCCGTCCGGTCAACGATGAAGACTTCGCCCGCATCCACCGCGCGCACCTCGATCACCACGTCGTGGTGTTCCGCGACCAGCGCATCACCCCGCAACAGCAGATCGATTTCAGCCGCCGTTTCGGCGTGTTGCAGATCCACGTGCTCAAGCAGTTCCTGCTGGCCAATCACCCGGAAATCCTCATCGTTTCCAACATCGTCGAGAACGGCCAGAACATTGGCCTCGGCGACGCGGGCAAGTTCTGGCACTCGGACCTTTCCTATAAAGAGCTGCCGAGCCTCGGCTCGATGCTGCACGCCCAGGAGCTGCCATCCGAAGGCGGCGACACCCTGTTCGCCGACATGCACAAAGCCTGGGACAGCCTGCCCGAAGCGCTGCGAAAGGCCGTCGAAGGCCGCTCGGCTGCGCATTCCTACACCGCGCGTTACAGCGAAACCAAATTCGAAGGCAACTGGCGCCCGACCCTGACTCCGGAGCAACTGGCTCAGGTCGCCGAGGTCGTGCACCCGGTGGTTCGCACCCATCCGGAAAACGGCCGCAAGGCGTTGTTCGTCAGCGAAGGTTTCACCACCCGCATCGTCGGCCTGCCGGAAGACGAGAGCAAACAACTGCTCGACGAGCTCTACGCCCACAGCGTGCTGCCGCAGAACATCTATCGCCATCAATGGCAGCCCCACGACCTGGTGTTCTGGGACAACCGCTCGCTGATCCACCTTGCCGCCGGTTGCCCCGCGCACCTGCGCCGCAAGCTGTATCGCACCACCATCCAGGGCGACGCGCCTTTCTGA
- a CDS encoding ABC transporter substrate-binding protein, producing MSKRLPFAPLAAAIGLGFSLIAGSLVAPTVAHAEGEIRIAEQFGIVYLLLNVVRDQGLIEKYGKQEGLDIKVDWTQLSGGAAVNDALLSGSIDIAGAGVGPLLTIWDRTHGKQNVKAVASLGNFPYYLVSNNPKVKTIADFTEKDRIAVPAVGVSVQSRFLQYAAAKQWGDKEFNRLDKYTIAVPHPDATAALIAGGTELTGHFSNPPFQDQALENPNVHVVLNSYDVLGPNSPTVLFATEKFRNENPKTYKAFVEALTEAAQFAQNDKGAAADTYIRVTKARIDRAALLKIIDNPQFEFSVTPKNTYPLAEFLYRVGAIKNKPESWKDYFFQDAKPLQGS from the coding sequence ATGTCCAAACGTCTTCCATTCGCTCCTCTGGCGGCGGCCATCGGCCTCGGTTTCAGCCTGATCGCCGGCAGCCTGGTGGCGCCGACCGTGGCCCACGCCGAAGGTGAAATCCGCATCGCCGAGCAGTTCGGCATTGTCTATCTGTTGCTCAATGTGGTGCGCGATCAGGGTCTGATCGAGAAGTACGGCAAGCAGGAAGGCCTCGACATCAAGGTCGACTGGACCCAGCTGTCCGGTGGCGCGGCGGTCAACGATGCGCTGCTCTCCGGCTCCATCGACATTGCCGGCGCCGGCGTCGGGCCGTTGCTGACGATCTGGGATCGCACCCACGGCAAACAGAACGTCAAAGCCGTGGCCTCGCTGGGCAACTTCCCGTACTACCTCGTCAGCAACAATCCGAAGGTCAAAACCATCGCCGACTTCACCGAGAAGGACCGCATCGCGGTGCCAGCAGTTGGCGTTTCGGTGCAGTCGCGCTTCCTGCAATACGCGGCGGCCAAACAGTGGGGCGACAAGGAATTCAATCGCCTCGACAAGTACACCATCGCCGTCCCGCACCCGGACGCCACCGCTGCGTTGATTGCCGGCGGCACGGAGCTGACCGGGCATTTTTCCAACCCGCCGTTCCAGGATCAGGCGCTGGAAAATCCGAACGTACACGTGGTGCTCAATTCCTATGACGTGCTCGGCCCGAACTCGCCAACCGTGCTGTTCGCCACCGAGAAATTCCGCAACGAGAACCCGAAAACCTACAAGGCATTCGTTGAAGCCCTGACCGAAGCCGCGCAATTTGCGCAGAACGATAAAGGCGCGGCAGCGGACACTTACATCCGCGTGACCAAGGCCAGGATCGACCGCGCCGCGTTGCTGAAAATCATCGACAACCCGCAGTTCGAATTCAGCGTCACGCCGAAAAACACCTACCCGCTCGCCGAATTCCTCTACCGCGTCGGCGCGATCAAGAACAAACCCGAATCGTGGAAGGATTACTTCTTCCAGGACGCCAAACCGCTGCAAGGGAGCTGA
- a CDS encoding ABC transporter ATP-binding protein, producing the protein MNAPLQGHAASNPIATAQALLAVDQVSLEYRTPQRVVRATHQVSFEVDQQDRFVLLGPSGCGKSTLLKAVAGFIAPCEGEIRLQGQRVDAPGPDRIVVFQEFDQLPPWKTVKQNVMFPLLASRTLKKKEAEERALHYLEKVGLAAFADAYPHTLSGGMKARVAIARALAMQPKILLMDEPFAALDALTRRKMQEELLLLWEEVRFTLLFVTHSIEEALVVGNRILLLSPHPGRVRAEVHSHQYDLHSLGGVAFQESARRIHRLLFDEGQSPETERELDFTDIRIAY; encoded by the coding sequence ATGAACGCCCCTTTGCAAGGCCACGCGGCCAGCAACCCGATCGCCACCGCGCAGGCGCTGTTGGCGGTCGACCAGGTCAGCCTCGAATACCGCACGCCGCAGCGCGTCGTGCGGGCCACCCACCAGGTCAGTTTCGAAGTCGATCAACAGGATCGCTTCGTGCTGCTCGGCCCGTCCGGCTGCGGTAAGTCCACGTTGCTCAAAGCCGTCGCCGGGTTCATTGCGCCGTGCGAGGGCGAGATCCGTCTGCAGGGCCAGCGCGTCGACGCGCCGGGGCCGGACCGGATCGTGGTGTTTCAGGAGTTCGATCAACTGCCACCGTGGAAAACCGTCAAGCAGAACGTGATGTTTCCGCTGCTGGCTTCGCGCACGTTGAAGAAAAAGGAAGCCGAAGAGCGTGCGCTGCACTATCTGGAAAAGGTCGGCCTGGCGGCGTTCGCCGATGCCTACCCGCACACCTTGTCCGGCGGCATGAAAGCGCGGGTGGCGATTGCCCGGGCGCTGGCGATGCAGCCGAAAATCCTGTTGATGGACGAACCGTTCGCCGCGCTGGATGCCCTGACCCGGCGCAAGATGCAGGAAGAGTTGCTGCTGCTCTGGGAGGAGGTGCGTTTCACCTTGCTGTTCGTCACCCACTCGATTGAAGAAGCACTGGTGGTGGGCAATCGGATCTTGCTGTTGTCGCCGCACCCGGGCCGGGTGAGAGCGGAAGTGCACAGCCATCAATACGACCTGCACAGCCTTGGCGGCGTGGCGTTTCAAGAGTCGGCACGGCGCATTCACCGTTTGCTGTTCGATGAAGGCCAGTCGCCGGAAACCGAGCGCGAACTGGATTTCACTGATATCCGCATCGCTTATTGA
- a CDS encoding ABC transporter permease, which produces MSHSSSVRQEFENDLQPLTSVPVERELPLGQRLWQQGWLRKGVILILLAVLWEVVARVQNNDLLLPSFLQTSHALYDGLLSGELLGKVWISLVVLLKGYLIGIVLAFALTTLAVSTQFGRDLLSTLTSMFNPLPAIALLPLALLWFGLGQNSLIFVLVHSVLWALALNTYAGFLGVSETLRMAGRNYGLKGMRFVLFILIPAALPSILAGLKIGWAFAWRTLIAAELVFGATSGKGGLGWYIFQNRNELYTDKVFAGLAVVILIGLLVENLVFDTLERVTVKRWGMQR; this is translated from the coding sequence ATGAGCCATTCATCATCCGTACGTCAAGAATTCGAAAACGATCTGCAACCGCTGACCAGCGTCCCGGTGGAGCGCGAGCTGCCGCTGGGCCAGCGCCTCTGGCAACAGGGCTGGCTGCGCAAAGGCGTCATCCTGATTTTGCTCGCCGTGCTCTGGGAAGTGGTCGCCCGGGTGCAGAACAACGACCTGCTTCTGCCGAGCTTTTTGCAGACCAGTCATGCGCTGTACGACGGCCTGCTTAGCGGCGAGCTGCTGGGCAAGGTGTGGATTTCGCTGGTGGTATTGCTCAAGGGTTACCTGATCGGCATCGTCCTGGCCTTCGCCCTGACCACGCTGGCGGTCTCGACCCAGTTTGGTCGGGATTTGCTGAGTACCCTGACTTCGATGTTCAACCCGTTGCCGGCGATTGCGCTGTTGCCGCTGGCGTTGCTGTGGTTCGGCCTGGGGCAGAACAGCCTGATTTTCGTGCTGGTGCATTCGGTGCTCTGGGCGCTGGCGCTGAACACTTACGCCGGGTTTCTCGGTGTCTCGGAAACCCTGCGCATGGCCGGCCGTAATTACGGCTTGAAGGGCATGCGCTTCGTGCTGTTCATCCTGATTCCGGCGGCGCTACCATCGATCCTCGCCGGGCTGAAGATCGGCTGGGCTTTCGCCTGGCGCACTCTGATCGCCGCCGAGCTGGTGTTCGGCGCCACCAGCGGCAAGGGTGGTTTGGGCTGGTACATCTTCCAGAACCGCAACGAGCTGTACACCGACAAGGTGTTTGCCGGTCTGGCGGTGGTGATCCTCATCGGTTTGCTGGTGGAGAACCTGGTGTTCGACACGCTGGAGCGGGTGACGGTGAAACGCTGGGGGATGCAGCGCTGA
- a CDS encoding LysR family transcriptional regulator: MQLPDMNLLVALDALLDEGSVVGAARRMNLSSAAMSRTLTRIREAIGDPILVRAGRGLVPTPKALELREQVRDVVEQAALLFRSADAVELGTLRRRFSIRANDFFVGVYGGKLFDTLDQLAPHCELRFVPEGDGDDEALREGRIDLSVSNTRPVTPEVKVQNLFSTHFVGLVREDHPLLDGEITAERYAGFSHISMSRRGIARGPIDTALNALGLERRVAVIAPSFHAAMFALPDSDLILPVPKEALLSVRRLGLKLRSFDLPIPLPTLMLTQAWHPRFDKDPAHRWLRETLKTCCDETWLAAQP, encoded by the coding sequence ATGCAACTCCCGGACATGAACCTGTTGGTCGCCCTCGACGCTTTGCTCGACGAGGGCAGCGTGGTCGGCGCCGCGCGGCGGATGAACCTCAGTTCGGCGGCCATGAGCCGCACGCTGACGCGGATCCGCGAAGCCATTGGCGATCCGATTCTGGTACGTGCCGGTCGGGGGTTAGTGCCAACGCCCAAGGCATTGGAGCTTCGCGAGCAGGTGAGGGATGTGGTCGAGCAGGCGGCGCTGCTGTTTCGCTCGGCGGATGCGGTGGAGCTGGGCACTCTGCGCCGACGCTTCAGCATTCGCGCCAACGACTTCTTCGTCGGCGTGTACGGCGGCAAGCTGTTCGACACCCTCGACCAACTGGCGCCGCACTGTGAATTGCGTTTCGTTCCCGAGGGCGACGGCGATGATGAAGCCTTGCGCGAAGGGCGGATCGACCTGAGTGTCAGCAACACCCGCCCGGTGACCCCGGAAGTCAAAGTGCAGAACCTGTTTTCCACTCACTTTGTCGGTCTGGTGCGCGAGGATCATCCGCTGCTGGATGGCGAAATCACCGCCGAACGCTACGCCGGGTTTTCCCACATCAGCATGTCCCGCCGGGGCATCGCCCGTGGGCCTATCGACACCGCGTTGAATGCGCTGGGTCTGGAGCGGCGGGTGGCGGTGATCGCGCCGAGTTTTCACGCCGCGATGTTCGCTCTGCCGGACTCCGACCTGATTCTGCCGGTGCCCAAGGAAGCGCTGCTCAGTGTGCGGCGGCTGGGCTTGAAACTGCGCTCGTTCGACCTGCCGATTCCGCTTCCGACGCTGATGCTGACCCAGGCCTGGCACCCGCGTTTCGACAAGGACCCGGCCCACCGCTGGCTGCGGGAAACCCTCAAGACCTGCTGTGACGAAACCTGGCTGGCGGCACAGCCTTAG